Genomic window (Arachis hypogaea cultivar Tifrunner chromosome 13, arahy.Tifrunner.gnm2.J5K5, whole genome shotgun sequence):
GCAGGACTTTCAgcctaaattttaaaactatttcctcatgctctctttaaagtttaaactctCCAATCTAATCTGAGTTACATGATTCTTCACTCCATGGTAGACTTTTGTGTGGCTGAAACTTGAAAGTATTTGTtcatctacttcttcttctttgatttgtTTGCATTGGACTGAGCATATGCAGTTCCCTGGTGTCAAAAAACAGGAAATGGACAGATTTCAGAAGCCTAGCAATGTTTTATAGTATTAAGAAAAGTGAAGGAGGATAACAAAAACACAACTTTAAAACAGAactgcaagagagagagagatgcttGCATGCTCTTGAAGCACATTTTATTTGTTCTACAGGAACATTCACAGCCACTGATTTCTGATTTTTTATGTAACTTCTAGAAAAtgttataaatgaaaaaaaaagtggctATAAATTTTCCTAGAGCATGCATTAAAAATGCTGCAGGAGACATGGAATCCGATATATACGGCATTCATACAAACCTCGAGCCATTCATCCATTGAAGCATCTGTTGATCTAGTCCCAACTTCAACCTTTGGAGCCCTCTTTGTTTTCTGAGAAAATATTCATAACATTATCAGAAAGAGTATAAAAGTGGCTTGAGAGATAGACAAAAagtttagagatttattttataatttaaatcataATCAGCTTCGTTTCTCAATATTATATATGcttgaaccaaaaaaaaaaaaaaaaacgtaaacAAGCCAATCTATATGACATCTGACACCATCCATATCAGTTAAAACAACACATTCACTAACATGATCTCTCCAAATAATGAATTAACTTGTGACCTCATGACATATGGTAGTTagcaatgaacaaacaaataaaagtcCAACGATAAATCAGGACCAACGGAAACTCTGAAGCTACTGCGACTGGGATTAGCAATCCATTTAATATTGGATTACTTTTGAAAAAGTAGAGAGATTGTTAATACCTTAGATAGGTGTTGTATTTGACCATGAATCCATAGCCCCAGGAGGACGAGGAGGGCAATTCCAAGAGTAACAAGGAAGACAGATTCCATGCTAAGAAAGCCACCGGCCTCGGCAACTTCAATAGTGCCGTTAAAGAAGGTATTCTGGTAAGGATGCTGGTCTATCTCATACAAAATAGTGCCAACAAGGTCAAAAGTTCCAGGCTGCACAGAAGAAAAATAATCAGGTATAATGCGTATGTAACTGCTTTGTGATGTTCCGAGCAAGAAGCAAAAGTATCATTGACCTTCAAAACAATGGAAATACCTGCAAGAACTTGCTTACAGCAAATTCATATGGGAATGTAGCCTGTGCAGAAGCTGGCACGGTACCATTGTTGAAAACCTGAAATTACAACAAAAGTTTATACTTAAATCATATATGCTGGCTACCATTTCCAGAATCAGTATAGTCTTAATGACATGGTACAAGCCCTTTCGAGGGTCAGCTATGTAGTCATGGTACAAAGTTTCAACAACATATTAGCTACTAGATGAAAAAAGGAATTGCAGAAAATTGGAAAAGCTGTCAAAGCAGAGATATGTTTGGGTATTCTGAATCTCTAGCTTCAAAATGATAGGCTACCATATGGGATAAAAGGGACTCtggagaaaataaaaagggaatggGAGATATCATAACTAGTTAACTACACCCCCATCATCaacccccccccctctctctctctctctctctttctcttttcttctgcaGAGGTGTCATATCCATAGATTTTATATGCAAACCTGCTAAAAGGCCATTGGATAGAGATaccaaataacacaatttaaATTCTAAtgtatgaaaatcaaacaataGATGTATCAAAATCCAGTCTTTTAAGAAAACAAAACTTTGTTCTATCTTCCACCTTCTGTCAGTTATGTGCACCCACCCAAACAATACAGATCACAGTATGTGTTAAAAATTGCAACTACCCAACATTATATAAGTTTGCTTGTATTGCTACCCAGAACTAATTTTTGGAGTATTTGAAATTCTCAGTTTCAAAATAAAAACCTTATTCCCAATATTGACCTAAATTCTTGAGGGTCTCCACCATTTACATCATTTGGAAGCATAAGTTCATAACACCTAATGACctaaacaagcatgaaactgagAGTAATTTCGGAAGCATAGTCCTTGAATGCAAGCAAATAACCAAATTCAATGACAAATTATTACCTGAGCAGTAAGATTTTGGACAAGCAGACGATGATCAAACGGCAGGTGAACACTAGCCCTAATTGCAATGACATTCATGCTCGAATCACCTGTTTTCAGTCCATATAACAAATGAAATCAACTAATGGATGagaactttatttatttatttatttatttttattgcttaaaTGCTGGCCTCTAACAACAGGGAACTCAGAAACTATTAAGAAAAATGATGTAACATAAACTGAAGAAATGTTTATTTTTAAACGCGTGTTATAAGACAAAAATGAAAGGCACAATAGTAGGACAGAAATCTATAAGCAGGATACTGCATTGCTAAAATCACATGTATCAAAGTTTATTGTTACCATCATTTTTCAAACCAACAAGCAGTTCTGTCTCTTCTCCAGCTGTTATCACTGCatcatatgaaaaataaaataaaatcaatccacagttgaaaaaatacaaataaaagaatACATTGAAAATCACATTTTTGTGGGATAAGCATAATGACTATTACGTCTTGCACTATTTTTCGGAAAAACACATATGGTATCAACTCCAGGAGCAGCAGGGAAGGTCGTTGCATCACCAAAATCTTGGACATCATCACCAACGATGCCAATATCATTTGATTCTTCAGTGGTAGTGTCCACAGCTTCATCTGAATCTGAATCAGACTGGCACCTAGCAACTAGCAAAGAAGAAAAGAACTAACTTCAATCATGGTCATGCACAGAATGCATAAAAACAAACATGCATACAAGTTATTTGTCAGTAGGGAATGAGAGCAAATAAACCAAAATATCACAGAGagagtaaaatactaaaatacaAGCTCTATCAAGCTTATAATCAAAACCATGCTAACAGAACAACCATGCATATGAACAAAACCAGATAAATGTAGCATTCATTTAGTGGCATAAACGCTTCACGAGATTCATGATTCGAATTGAGAATTCGCTTTGAAAAATTCACTAACAAATCAACATCAAATTTATTTAAACGCTGCTGAATGTTTCCATAATTGGTCCTAAAATATAATGCCAGTAGTCAAgtgccaaaaaaaaatttatgataaaaaaattatatttttcactaTCCATAGCTCAATTCCTCAGAAGGGTAATGCGGTGCACTCGTATTAACAAAACAAagctgataaaaaaaaaaaacaaaacaaaatcacgATTTCCAACAATGGTCATAATCCCAAAAAGTCAAAATTCAACGGAGCTAAAAGCAGATCAAAGCTCAAAACCGGAGCTGAAAAGAGAACCACTCGGGtagcaattaaagaaagaaaaagttgaaAGGAATCTTCATTTCCATGACAAATCCAATAACAGATCATGGCAACAGAAACATGCATGGATCGTAGTTCAAAAGCAGATCTAGATCTACAATTTGGGGGTAGCTGACCTTGAACGAAAGGAGAAGCGAGGAGGAGAAGAACGAGAGAGAAAATCCAGAAGGTTTTGACGGAAGCCATGAGTGAAAGGAGGGTCCTTTTCTTCTCCCTAGGGTTGGTGTTGGTGATGGTGGTGTTGTGATAAATGTGGAATTTTCAACACTCCGAAAGAAGCTTAGAGATTTGTAATGTTTGTGTTCGTGAGATTCATGTTTTTCCCAAATCACAATACGACATCAGAACAGTGTCGTTTCACTTGCGCCTGGTTTGTCACTCTCTTATTGGTCCATTTACGTGGCAATTAATGACTCTATTATCCTACTCATCGAAGAAGCAAAACTAGCAAAtaaagtatataaaataaaataaataaatgtataacAGTATAAGATTCAATATTATGAGGTTTCAATTCAATCTCAATCCACCCTCCAATTAAAAAGCACTAAATTAGTTCgatcaaaattagaaaaatttggagttaaactccaaagtGGTCCTGAGATTCCCGATTTGCACCAATTTAGTTTCTAACTTACCAATTGTACCATTTATGTTCCCGACTTTGTTAAAATTGCACCAGGGTCGTCCCTCCCCACATCTCCGACCAAATTGACTGCCGCCGGCAGAGACATGGCGCTGAGATGCCACGCTGGCGTAGATAACGGCTAGCTGAGGTGGCAATTGAAACTGTTTGACCCAATTTGGTCCCTATACCTAGTTTTAACCCTAATTTGTAGCATGACGTCGTTATCCCACTTCATCTTCTTGTCTCTGTCCAGCAACGTTTTTCTTGTCTCTGCCCAGCAACGTTCTTCTCATGCTTCCTTTTTGTTACTCGTGAAACTGAAACGAAAACCATGATTGGGTGTCCGAGCCAGGGTCAGGGAAGCTCTACACGATCGACGACGAGAACGCGGAGTCGGACCAGACCGTCGCGGGTGCCTGACCGCTGTGGATGCGGCTGCCGGCCCATGCTTCGTTGGTCCGGAACAAATACCAACCCAGATAAGCCCTTCTTCGATTGTCCAAATTACAATGTGAGTTTTTTGTGAGAAAAATTGTTTAGTGATTTTCTGTTCTTTACTTCTTATCATATCTCATATTCAGATTAGGGGAAAAACATGATGTGGATTTTTTCTCTGGGCTGATGatctagaagaagaagaggaacatgAAGGAAGAGTGGATGCAACTGTAGTTGACAATGAGCAAGTGAGAGTCAATTTAGCCTGGAGGATTGGAAAATTGGAAGCTGAAGTGAGGACCCAAAAATGTATGATACAATTCTTAGGCATGATGGTGTTGTTCGTTGTAGTTGTTGTATTGGTTATGACTTTGAAGTTCTGACAATGTTATGTTGTATGCAATGTGTTCATGGATGAATGAAAGTAAGAGTTGGTTTTTTATCTTCAGTTATATTATGCCCTGTTTTTGATAGACTAGTTATCATAAAGAGAAATAATTATAGATCATCTGAGTAGCAAAGATAATCATATCTGAGTAGCAAAGATAAACATATCTGAGTAGCAAACATTTACATATCTGAGTTGCAAAcattaaagaaacaaaagaagtgCCACAACTAATATATCAAGGCTGGCAATACAAAAGTTTTGACAAGCAACCTACACAAAGCTACTGTCTATTAATTGCCTTTAACAAAACAATCAAGTACTGTCCTAAACATCTTGATGTCAAAGTCATGAATTGTTCTTTTTCCTTGGTGCTCTGAAACCGGGAGTTGGAACAAACTTCATAAAATTGGCCAATCTAAAAGATGTTGCCTCACTGGCTCCTTGCATTGGATCTACACGAATTGATTGAGGTGGTGGTGAGCTCCTCCTTTTGGTGGGCAACTTCTCCGGCCTTGATGGTGCAGGTGCAGTAGTTCCTGCTATGTCCTACAGCAGGAAAATAGCTCAAACACATGAGcccagaaaacaataaaaatatattttgctcTATTGTTTCGTCAAGAATTGTATTACCTGTGATCCTTCGTAGTTTGGTTGTGATATCTCAATCTCCACAACAGGAGGTTTATCAACTGGTGCAGCAGCAATATGAGCTTGAGGGCCAAGATTTAAAGCAGAAGTAGCAGTTTGAGGTTGAGGGCCAGCCTGAGTAGCAGAAGCAGCAGTATGAGGTTTAGGGCCAGCCTCTGAAGCAGCCTTTGATTTGGCTTTATCTGCAGCAGCCTTTGCAGCTGCAACAGCAGCAGCTACTTCATCCAGTCTCTTCTTTGAGCACCCTCTCTTAATATGCCCTTTTACCCCACAATACCTACATGTGAATGGCTTCAAAACCCTTTTCAAACTTCCACTTGGTTTGGCTTTCTTGCTACCACTGTTCCCCTCATCAACatcttttctccttttctttgtcaGAGCTTCAGGCCTCCTCCTAATGGTAGGGGCCTATGGATGAGTGTACATGGATTTCTCCCACAATGATTGGCCTTGAAGAGGGTTAATGTGATGGGCATAAGTCTTGTTGTATGCCTCTATAGTACACAGTTGATGACAAAAGTCTTCCGGCCTCTTGTTTACCCTTGCAAGGGCAGCACATGCATGAACACAAGGAATGCCTACAGTTAGTCACACAAATGCAGAGTAAGACAATCACAGTCATCAAAGTAcacaaatattaataattaagttAAAGAGGTTGATAAAGGTCAGCGGTCAGCATCCAGAATTAGCAAGTGCATAGTCTTTTTCCAAGATCCACTACCATGTTTGTTGGATGCCATGAACCTCAAATTTTTCATAGTCTTCATCACCGGTCCAGATAGGCATCCAGTTCTTTGATTCTTTTCTGATTTTATCTAGGCGACTTTGAATTACAGGGGGGAGTATGCCAACATGATTTGCCAATTTTACCTTATTCTTCGCAATAGTTCTCATCACAAACATTCTCACCTCCTCAAGTAATGTGATGATGGGTTTGCTTCTGGCCTCTTTGATTCTTGCGTTGAAAATCTCACAGGCGTTGTTGCAAATGTTGTCCAGTTTTGGCCTATGGCTGAACTGGGACTTTGTCCATGACTCTCTAGGCCATTTGTTGAGATATGCCCAAGCCTCCTCGTTCACCCTCTTAATCTTGTTCAGATTATCAATGAAATCCTGGAACGTTGTTGATTTGGCACATTCCCAAAGCAGTCCCCTCAACTCAAGGTCCTTCCATTGTttgttgaagttcctccagagGTGCCAAACGCAGAAACGGTGGTGAACTCTTGGCATCACCTCCTGCACAGCATGAATTAAACCCTGCAAAACATTGTTGGTACACTATGTGTCAAAACCAAAAAGTGATGTACACACTTTTATCGTGCCACAGAACAGTCCCTGAGTTTACATTAATGACCCTAATATAGTCCCTGACTTTcgcattttaatataatttagtcCCTTCATTTAGGTGTAAAATGCACGATTCGTCCCTACTGCTATAGCTACATAATTAACTGTGCATATTATCCACAAGCAACCTCATGCATACAAAATACAACCATATGTAACAACCAATATTCCAAGACAGTTCATTATAAATTCAGAGACTCATAGATTGTTAAAGGCATATGAAAGGTAACATTACCTTCTGCATATCAGAAATAAAGCACCATCCGTTAGTCTTGTAGTCTCCAAGATCAGCATGAAGCAGTTCCAAGAACCATTTCCAAGTGTCCGTATTCTCTATTTCAACTATAGCCCAGGCAATCACGTAAATGTGATGATTGGCATCCTGTGCCACAGCAGCCAAGATTTGACCTTCGAATTGTGTCTTTAGAAATGCCCCATCAAGCCCGATCAAGGGGCGACAACCTGCTTTGAATCCCATATTGTAACCATGCAAACAGACGTACATCTTATCAAATATGACCTCTCCGTTTGGTTGAGGTTCGACACAGATCTGAACCGTAGATCCAGGATTCGTCTTCAGTAAAGTTTCAGCATAGTCCTTTAACTTTGCATATTGTGCCCTCTCATCCCCATATACTACATTCCTTGCATCTGCCAGTGCCCTTGCAATGGAATTTCTATTCAGCATAAGGTCACACTTTGTCCTGAAGTACACAGCAGCCTCACATTACTTGAAACTGGGGtattttcttacctttttcactaaTTTACTAGCAACCCAAGCCCTATTAGCAGCCCTATTGGTGTTCTCCCTTGCACAAGTATGATCGTCGTTGAAAGTTTTGATCTGCCAACATGAGTCATCACAGTCTCTTGAGGCATACACAACCCATGCACACTCTTTCACCTTGCACACAGCCCTGCATCTAATATTGTCATTTTTCTTGAATTTAATTATCCTCCCCTATTGGATAGTATACTCTCTTACATCCTCTCTGAACTCATACTTGGTATTGAATTTCATCCCCACTTGTAGTTGTAGCTCACCGAATCTTGCACCATTTCTAAAGATTGGGAATTCGTCTGAGTCCTCATCAGATTGCAGCTCATCCTCTGAATTAGGAGGAGTCTTCATCTTCTCTGAGTGCCAAGAATTAGCACCATCAGACTCTGCACCTAGGTCAAGTGCTTCATACACATCAACAATCCCTGGAGTTCCCACAAACCCCAATTCCACCTCTCCATCTGACACATCCTCAACCAATGCATCATTTGGTTGCATTATGTTCTCTTTTGTCTTAGCAGCAACATATGCATGTCTCTTGACTTCTTTTAGTTTCCTATTTCTTAGTTTGGACATACTTGCATTGTCTTCACTGCTAGAACTGTCTTCTTGGATTGGCTTAAAGGAACTATCTTCTGAACTATCATCCTCACTAGAGTCATCATTTACAGTTAAGTCAACATGAAGAGCTTTCTTGCCCTTATTAGCAGACCTTCTATATGTTCCAGCAGCTTGAGATCTTGTAATTCTCTTAGGTAAGAACTGAGGTTTGGACttcattttttatttgtctttttcttttgctaTGGAGCATGCCTTGGTAGTCTCTCTCAATTTGGTTTTCAGGCCTGGGTTGGGTTTTTGAATGGGCTTTTCAGTCAGTTTGGGTTTGGAGATGGATGTTGGGTTGGGCTTTGACTTTGGCATGGGCTTTGATTTATAATTGGGCTTTAGAATGGGTTTGTCATGAGCCCTAGCAGGATTTGGATTGGAGGTTGTGTTATCATCAATGGGGTTTGAAATAGTGACAGGGTTGGTTTCGGGGGGTGAAATAGGATTGTTTTTGGGACTTGGGTTTGCTTTTGGGATGGGATTCGGTTCTGTATTTGGGTTTGACGTGTTGCCATCAGCTTTGGGACCCTCACTAGTGTTCTTCTTGCTCACCAAATCTCCCTCACAAGTATCATCAAGCCATACTACAACTTCATTCCCTGCAATCACCTCTGGTGTGGACACCCCATGCTCAAAATACACATCAACAACTCCATCATTCTTCTGTGCAGCAAAACACATATCTCTTAACTCACCATCACATGTAAGAGCCCTCAGTCCACCATCTAAGCTCCTCCCCGGAGGCAGCCACCAACACTGAATTATGTTGTCATACCCAAGCTCCTTGTAATAGTTCCTTACAAGAACACATCCAACGTGTCCTCATCTAAATCTCCTAAGCAAGTTCTGTTATCTGGTGAGTACACTAATATtccatcatcattttttttaagtGTTCCCCCATGATGGAACATGATATCCATCAAAGTCTCCATCTGCATTATGCAAAAAACCAAATTCAGGAATCAAACAATCAGATTTCATACATgcaaaaacaaaaattgacatTCAATCACATACAAAACACCAGAAACACCCATCAACTAACCCAactaaaattgcattaaaaacagAGCATGGAAAAAAATTTCTCCCCCACCCACATAAACCCTAACAGataatgaaaaaattttaaactttcatCAACCCAAAATCAAGTTTTCAACAAATACAGACATTGatgcatattttttttgttgaaaagtATTGTTTTTTCCGAGTTCAAACGTACCTTCGTGTGCTCCCGATGAACTCCTTCTGCTTCCGTCAACGACAACGATCGCACAAAACTATAACAATCGCAGCGAACTCCACGGAACAAAACGTTTTCAACCTTCAAACCCTTATACAGTGCCCAGAACTCAAGACTTCATGGTGCGTTGTTTTGGTTTTcagaagacgaagaggaagatgaagtgaTTATGGGTTATTTGGGTTTTGTTCTAAACGTATATCAAACGACGTCGTTCCATCTTTTAGCGCCAAAAGTGATCCAGCGTGGCATCTCAGCGCCATGTCACTGACGGCGGCAGTCAATTTGGCCGGAGATGTGGGGAGGGACGACCCTGGTGCAATTTTAACAAAATCGGGGACATAAATGGTGCAATTGGTAAGTTAGGGATTAAATTGGTGCAAATCGGGaatctcagggaccactttgGAGTTTAACTCGAAAAATTTGActtacaattattattattattattattattattattattatttacatagTATGAATTAGAGTGACTTTTGAACCTAAAgtcattttcaaaatcaattaaattttattaaattatgtaATGTTTCATAATAAATCGTTTTATTGTTAAAATGTTAATTATatagtttcaattttttatttaaaaatgggacaaaaacacagacacacacacacataattATAGTAGTTTTAGATTATTCCCATGAAAATTCTTCACATtttgtatagtttttttttttttttctcaggaACATTATGTATcgtattatattttttaacttgGAACATTATGTATAGTTGCATTTCTTCTTTTATTAAATTTGGGGCCAAAGCCCAAATAAACAATCACGCTGAGCCCATTTTGgagtctattttttttttatataataacgaCTGGAAAATAAGTACCAAAAAATTggtagatgaaaaaaaaaattaaccaactAATCTAATGCAAAACCAATAAACATCTATCATATTCACTATTCAGCACTCCGCACTCGGCACCGCCACCACTCCTTCTACCGCCGTCGCACCACACTTTCTGGTCTCTCTGCGTTGCTGTGCTTGGTCTCTGCCTCTGCGAACTACTCAGTCAGAGTCGGTCCCTCTCCACTCTCCTCCGAGATTTGAGAAGATGAAGCACGAGGCTGAGGCTGAAGCTATGGTTCTCCCTCTCGAATTGGTGGAGAAAATCCTAGTATGGTTGCCGGTAAAATCCCTAATTCGGTTCAGGTGCGTCTCTAAACAATGGGTTTCTTTGATTTCCGATTCACGTTTTGCAATATTGCATTACGATACTGCTGATGCCGCACCCACCAATAAGAACACTAGGCTTTTGTACTTGTCGAGTGAGGTTCCCGAGGCTCGTTGTGTAGATCTGGAAGCTTCGATTCACGGCGATTACGCCCTTCAGCTTCCTATTAGTTGTCGTCATTTCTGCCTTAGTATTCTAGGTTCATGTAGGGGCTTCATACTGTTGCGCATTCATGTTCACGGCGCTCCACTCATTCTGTGGAACCCTGTAACGGGTTCTCACAGATCAGTGCCGTACCCTGTTGCTGACCCTGATTTTCCTTGTTGGGGTGGTCTTGGCTATGATGAATCTTGTGATGATTATTTAGTAGTAGTAGGATGGGGTGGTGTCGGACATGAATGGAAACCTCAGTGGGAATATTTTTCTGTTAGAACCAATTCCTGGAAAGAAATT
Coding sequences:
- the LOC112737120 gene encoding F-box/kelch-repeat protein At3g23880, whose translation is MKHEAEAEAMVLPLELVEKILVWLPVKSLIRFRCVSKQWVSLISDSRFAILHYDTADAAPTNKNTRLLYLSSEVPEARCVDLEASIHGDYALQLPISCRHFCLSILGSCRGFILLRIHVHGAPLILWNPVTGSHRSVPYPVADPDFPCWGGLGYDESCDDYLVVVGWGGVGHEWKPQWEYFSVRTNSWKEIECGHLPPHLVAVDCAVFCNGVLYWLAVKDMEVNFVIVAFDLAGKHLSMVSFPTSGGSRRLLKLFAGCLGISYLNFTEDQKIEIWVLKELSWTRLNVVLPYAHAIHPLCFTKGELVGTKNNELVKVSDKGVSVESLRISCRDNDSKMVMFTESLLSLPDEFGGTGEEQGK
- the LOC112737119 gene encoding translocon-associated protein subunit alpha, which gives rise to MASVKTFWIFSLVLLLLASPFVQVARCQSDSDSDEAVDTTTEESNDIGIVGDDVQDFGDATTFPAAPGVDTICVFPKNSARLITAGEETELLVGLKNDGDSSMNVIAIRASVHLPFDHRLLVQNLTAQVFNNGTVPASAQATFPYEFAVSKFLQPGTFDLVGTILYEIDQHPYQNTFFNGTIEVAEAGGFLSMESVFLVTLGIALLVLLGLWIHGQIQHLSKKTKRAPKVEVGTRSTDASMDEWLEGTAYAQSNANKSKKKK